Proteins from a genomic interval of Deltaproteobacteria bacterium:
- a CDS encoding glutamate synthase subunit beta codes for MGKITGFLEIPREMPARRPVAERLKDWRELEGKLPEDKLQQQGARCMDCGIPFCHKGCPLGNIVPDWNDLVYRGRWKEALDRLHSTNNFPEFTGRVCPAPCEEACVLRINDDPVTIKQIEKQIIEYAFKEGWVPPIRPSRRTGKRVAVVGSGPAGLAVAAQLNRAGHEVEVFERADRIGGLLTYGIPDFKLEKHVVERRLRQMREEGVVFHVNANVGRNVSVADLRATFDAIVLAGGATAARDLPIPGRDLKGIHFAMDFLPQQNKKVAGDTVPNQILATGKNVVILGGGDTGSDCLGTSNRQGAKSVHQFELLPKPPEERTAEIAPWPSWPMILRSSSSHEEGVIRDWSISTKRFSGDADGNVKKLHGVRLEWRKGEHGRPQMVEVPGSEFELDCDLVLLAMGFVGPEKAGMIEQLDVELDERGNVAVGADYQSSVPGVFACGDMRRGQSLVVWAIWEGREAARGVDTYLMGSTILPASPEL; via the coding sequence ATGGGAAAGATCACCGGTTTTCTGGAGATTCCGCGGGAGATGCCGGCGCGCCGGCCGGTCGCGGAACGTCTGAAGGACTGGCGGGAGCTCGAGGGCAAGCTCCCCGAGGACAAGCTTCAGCAACAGGGCGCGCGCTGCATGGATTGCGGCATCCCCTTCTGTCACAAGGGCTGCCCGCTCGGGAACATCGTCCCCGACTGGAACGACCTCGTGTATCGCGGCCGCTGGAAGGAAGCGCTCGACCGGCTGCACTCGACCAACAATTTTCCCGAGTTCACCGGCCGCGTGTGTCCGGCGCCGTGCGAGGAGGCGTGCGTCCTTCGCATCAACGACGACCCGGTCACCATCAAGCAGATCGAGAAGCAGATCATCGAGTACGCCTTCAAGGAGGGCTGGGTGCCGCCGATCCGGCCGAGTCGTCGGACCGGAAAGCGCGTGGCCGTCGTCGGCTCGGGGCCCGCCGGGCTCGCCGTCGCCGCGCAGTTGAATCGCGCCGGGCACGAGGTCGAGGTGTTCGAGCGCGCCGACCGGATCGGCGGGCTCCTCACCTACGGCATTCCCGACTTCAAGCTCGAGAAGCACGTCGTCGAGCGGCGCTTGCGGCAGATGCGCGAAGAAGGCGTCGTGTTCCACGTCAACGCCAACGTCGGCAGGAACGTCTCCGTCGCCGACCTACGCGCGACGTTCGACGCGATCGTGCTGGCGGGGGGCGCGACGGCCGCACGCGACCTCCCCATCCCCGGCCGTGACCTCAAGGGCATCCACTTCGCGATGGACTTCCTGCCGCAGCAGAACAAGAAGGTCGCGGGCGACACCGTCCCGAACCAGATCCTCGCGACCGGCAAGAACGTCGTGATCCTCGGCGGCGGCGACACCGGCTCCGACTGCCTCGGCACCTCGAATCGCCAAGGCGCCAAGAGCGTGCATCAGTTCGAGCTCCTGCCGAAGCCACCCGAAGAGCGCACCGCGGAGATCGCCCCCTGGCCGTCCTGGCCGATGATCCTCCGGAGCTCCTCGTCGCACGAGGAGGGCGTGATCCGCGATTGGAGCATCAGCACCAAGCGCTTCAGCGGCGACGCCGATGGCAACGTGAAGAAGCTCCACGGCGTCCGCCTCGAATGGAGGAAGGGCGAACACGGCCGCCCGCAGATGGTCGAGGTCCCGGGAAGCGAGTTCGAGCTCGACTGCGACCTCGTGCTTCTGGCCATGGGCTTCGTCGGCCCCGAGAAGGCGGGCATGATCGAGCAGCTCGACGTCGAGCTCGACGAGCGCGGCAACGTCGCCGTCGGCGCCGACTACCAGTCGAGCGTGCCCGGCGTGTTCGCCTGCGGCGACATGCGGCGCGGGCAGTCGCTCGTCGTGTGGGCGATCTGGGAAGGTCGCGAGGCTGCCCGCGGCGTCGACACGTACCTCATGGGGTCAACGATCCTGCCGGCGAGCCCCGAGCTCTGA
- the dcd gene encoding dCTP deaminase, whose protein sequence is MSALRPRHARARPAYGRLASRRARRYSPRRKERRVILTHDVILNEIAEGRLVIDPFEPNQVGPASVDLHLGDEIRVMQGGPPVIDLDDDADYRTVTQVRPLREPYVLQPGETIHGITRERIHLPPDVGGWLEGRSRYARLGLMIHVTSGFVAPGVDNRQVLEMSNVAGRPLRIRAGIRLCQIVLQRAEGSAVYAGRFADQQRI, encoded by the coding sequence ATGTCCGCGCTTCGCCCGCGGCACGCCCGGGCGCGACCCGCGTACGGCCGGCTCGCCTCCCGCCGGGCGCGCCGCTACAGTCCGCGCCGAAAGGAGCGCCGCGTGATCCTCACCCATGACGTGATCCTGAACGAAATCGCCGAGGGGCGGCTCGTCATCGACCCCTTCGAGCCGAATCAGGTCGGTCCCGCATCGGTCGACCTCCACCTCGGCGACGAGATCCGCGTCATGCAGGGCGGGCCGCCCGTCATCGACCTCGATGACGACGCCGACTACCGGACGGTGACGCAGGTGCGCCCCCTCAGGGAGCCGTACGTGCTGCAGCCCGGCGAGACGATTCACGGGATCACGCGCGAGCGCATCCACCTTCCTCCCGACGTGGGCGGTTGGCTCGAGGGCCGCAGCCGCTACGCGCGGCTCGGGCTCATGATCCACGTGACGTCGGGGTTCGTGGCGCCCGGCGTCGACAACCGGCAGGTGCTCGAGATGTCGAACGTCGCCGGCCGGCCCCTGCGGATCCGCGCTGGAATCCGTCTCTGTCAGATCGTCCTGCAACGCGCCGAGGGCTCGGCCGTCTACGCCGGCCGGTTCGCGGATCAACAGCGCATCTGA
- a CDS encoding Lrp/AsnC family transcriptional regulator has translation MKLGEEHPDLDDIDRQILTLMQENCRLPLAKIGERVGLSAPSVLERVKKLEDGGIITAYRAVVDARRLGKDITAFIGVSTGHPHAIDSFEREIESLADVLECHHVTGIHTMILKAKTRNTSSLEELISRIRAIEGVVRTETMVVLSTHTERSQIPVIEPAPAPRRGRRISEKALHLKGVH, from the coding sequence ATGAAATTAGGCGAAGAGCATCCTGACCTCGATGACATCGACCGCCAGATCCTGACCCTGATGCAGGAGAACTGCCGCCTGCCTCTCGCCAAGATCGGGGAGCGCGTCGGCCTTTCGGCGCCGTCGGTGCTGGAGCGCGTGAAGAAGCTCGAGGATGGCGGGATCATCACCGCCTACCGGGCGGTCGTGGACGCCCGACGCCTCGGCAAGGACATCACCGCCTTCATCGGCGTCTCGACCGGCCATCCGCACGCGATCGACAGCTTCGAGCGCGAGATCGAGTCGCTCGCCGACGTGCTCGAGTGTCACCACGTGACCGGCATCCACACGATGATCCTCAAGGCCAAGACGCGCAACACGTCGTCCCTCGAGGAGCTCATCAGCCGCATCCGCGCGATCGAAGGCGTCGTCCGCACCGAGACGATGGTCGTCCTCTCGACCCACACGGAGCGCAGCCAGATCCCGGTCATCGAGCCCGCGCCCGCTCCCCGACGGGGCCGGCGGATCTCGGAGAAGGCCCTGCATTTGAAGGGCGTGCACTAG
- a CDS encoding 3-hydroxyacyl-CoA dehydrogenase, which yields MKLDSVVAIVTGGASGLGEATVRTIVAGGGRAAILDRPQSPGEKLAAELGANQAVFAPADVTSEDEVKAAVDKTVAAFGKVNACVNCAGVGIALRTLSKQGPHPLDMFHMVLKVNLLGTFNTLRLAAAAMATNEPNEEKERGVIINTASIAAYDGQIGQAAYSASKGGVVGMTLPIARDLASLGIRVCTIAPGTFDTPMLALLPQEHRDALGAGIPFPSRLGRPSEFAALARHIIENSMLNGETIRLDGALRMPPK from the coding sequence ATGAAGCTCGACAGTGTAGTGGCGATCGTGACCGGTGGTGCGTCCGGCCTCGGTGAGGCGACCGTTCGCACGATCGTGGCCGGCGGCGGCCGCGCCGCCATCCTCGACCGGCCTCAGTCTCCGGGCGAGAAGCTCGCCGCGGAACTCGGCGCGAACCAGGCGGTCTTCGCGCCCGCCGACGTCACGTCGGAGGACGAAGTGAAGGCCGCCGTCGACAAGACGGTCGCCGCCTTCGGCAAGGTCAACGCCTGCGTGAACTGCGCCGGCGTCGGCATCGCGCTCCGCACCCTCAGCAAGCAGGGACCGCACCCGCTCGACATGTTCCACATGGTGCTGAAGGTGAACCTGCTCGGCACCTTCAACACGCTCCGGCTCGCCGCCGCCGCCATGGCCACGAACGAGCCGAACGAGGAGAAGGAACGCGGCGTCATCATCAACACCGCGTCGATCGCGGCGTACGACGGCCAGATCGGCCAGGCCGCCTACTCGGCGTCGAAGGGCGGGGTCGTCGGCATGACCCTGCCGATCGCGCGCGACCTGGCCTCCCTCGGCATCCGCGTCTGCACCATCGCCCCCGGCACGTTCGACACGCCGATGCTGGCGCTCCTCCCCCAGGAGCATCGCGACGCGCTCGGCGCCGGCATCCCCTTTCCGTCTCGGCTCGGCCGGCCATCCGAGTTCGCGGCCCTCGCCAGACACATCATCGAGAACTCGATGCTGAACGGCGAGACGATCCGCCTCGACGGCGCGCTGCGGATGCCTCCCAAATAG
- the gltB gene encoding glutamate synthase large subunit: MHPTRPPGRQGLYDPMHEHDACGVGFVVNMKGEKSHAIIEQGLQILANLTHRGACGCDPLTGDGAGILTQMPDAFLRKACTALDVTLPPLGEYGAGVVFLPERVDERNECLEMFEKVVRDEGQRLLGWRRVPVDADKCGPLARASLPEIRQIFIGRGRTTPDQAALERKLYVIRKRVERLVRDSGLRDSESFYVPSLSTRTMNYKGLLLPDQIAQFYKDLTDPAFTSALALVHQRFSTNTFPSWDRAHPYRYVAHNGEINTLRGNVNWMHARESMFASPLFGDDVENLFPIIAPGGSDSAAFDNALELLVHTGRPLSHAVMMMIPEAWQKHESMSPEKRAFYRYHACLTEAWDGPASIAFSDGTVIGAVLDRNGLRPSRYVVTKDGLVVMASEVGVLDIAPENVVAKGRLQPGRMFLVDLAQGRIIADQELKAAIARRQPYQRWLDESLTRLDDLEPPAGVPPPYEDAERLTRQQAFGYTMEDLKFLMAPMALNGQEAVGSMGTDTPLAVLSNRPQLLFNYFKQLFAQVTNPPIDPIREDLVMSLKATIGREQNLFEETPDHCRQLELEEPVIDNEALAKIKSLDRDRLRTVTIPMLYRVADGGAGIEKALSVLCWEAEVAISNGATLLVLTDRGLDEENAPIPSLLATAAVHHHLIRAGTRTRCGLVIESGEPREVQHFSLLVGYGAGAINPYLAIETVTEMVRDGILKSVSEDDAVAHYLKAANKGILKVMTKMGISTIQSYRGAQIFEAIGLNRELIDAYFTNTASRIEGIGLDAIAAESRARHTRAYTVAPELDGQLDPGGHYQWRRRGEFHMYNPNSIAKLQHAVRAGSYALFKQYSAVVNDESRNLCTLRGLLKFRPSKSIPLDQVEPASEIVKRFKTGAMSLGSISREAHENLAIAMNRIGGKSNTGEGGEDPVRYERDPNGDSRRSAIKQVASGRFGVTSHYLVNADEIQIKMAQGAKPGEGGQLPGHKIDQYIAKIRYSTPGVGLISPPPHHDIYSIEDLSQLIHDLKNANNRARISVKLVAEVGVGTVAAGVAKAKADVVLISGHDGGTGASPLTSLKHAGIPWELGLAETQQVLVMNDLRGRIRVETDGQLKTGRDVAVAALLGAEEFGFATSALVASGCILMRVCHLNTCPVGIATQDPVLRKKYEGRPEHVVNLMMFLAEEVREIMAELGFRNLAEMVGRVDKLETREAIEHWKARGLDLTEILHRPEVAENVAIHAVTTQDHGLEGALDNRLIATCGPALEHRTPVEAAFPIRNVNRTVCTMLSAEVSRRHGAQGLPPETIRLTFSGSAGQSFGAFMAPGIAVTLEGDANDYFGKGISGGRIVVFPSRAATFAPEDNMIVGNVSLYGATGGEVFCRGQAGERFAVRNSGATAVVEGVGDHGCEYMTKGMVVVLGKTGRNFAAGMSGGVAYVYDVDDDFAGHCNRSMVELDPMQEEDFATVKDLIRRHHAYTGSSVASGILSNWSDAAALFKKVMPVEYRKVLAAAHLDSEASRLASV; encoded by the coding sequence ATGCACCCGACGCGACCCCCCGGACGCCAAGGCCTCTACGACCCGATGCACGAGCACGACGCGTGCGGCGTCGGCTTCGTCGTCAACATGAAGGGCGAGAAGTCGCACGCGATCATCGAGCAGGGCCTGCAGATCCTGGCGAACCTCACCCACCGCGGCGCCTGCGGCTGCGATCCGCTGACGGGCGACGGCGCCGGCATCCTGACACAGATGCCCGACGCGTTCCTCCGCAAGGCCTGCACGGCGCTCGACGTCACGCTGCCGCCGCTCGGCGAGTACGGCGCCGGGGTGGTGTTCCTCCCCGAGCGGGTCGACGAGCGGAACGAGTGTCTCGAGATGTTCGAGAAGGTGGTCCGCGACGAAGGCCAGCGGCTCCTCGGCTGGCGGCGCGTGCCCGTCGACGCCGACAAGTGCGGCCCCCTGGCGCGTGCGTCGCTGCCCGAGATCCGGCAGATCTTCATCGGGCGCGGGCGCACCACACCGGATCAGGCCGCGCTCGAGCGCAAGCTCTACGTGATCCGCAAGCGCGTCGAACGCCTCGTGCGCGACTCGGGGCTCCGCGATTCGGAGTCATTCTACGTGCCGAGCCTCTCGACTCGGACGATGAACTACAAGGGCCTCCTCCTGCCGGATCAGATCGCGCAATTCTACAAGGACCTGACCGATCCGGCCTTCACGAGCGCCCTCGCTCTCGTCCACCAGCGCTTCAGCACCAACACCTTCCCCTCCTGGGACCGCGCGCACCCGTATCGCTACGTGGCGCACAACGGCGAGATCAACACGCTGCGCGGCAACGTGAACTGGATGCACGCGCGCGAGTCCATGTTCGCTTCCCCGCTCTTCGGCGACGACGTCGAGAATCTCTTCCCGATCATCGCGCCGGGCGGCAGCGACTCGGCGGCATTCGACAACGCGCTCGAGCTCCTCGTCCACACCGGCCGGCCGCTCTCGCACGCGGTCATGATGATGATCCCGGAGGCGTGGCAGAAGCACGAGAGCATGAGCCCGGAAAAGCGGGCCTTCTACCGCTACCATGCGTGCCTCACCGAGGCATGGGACGGCCCGGCCTCGATCGCGTTCAGCGACGGCACCGTCATCGGCGCCGTGCTCGACCGGAACGGCCTCCGACCCTCGCGCTACGTCGTCACGAAGGACGGGCTCGTCGTCATGGCGTCCGAGGTCGGCGTCCTCGACATCGCGCCCGAGAACGTCGTCGCCAAGGGACGCCTGCAACCCGGACGCATGTTCCTCGTCGACCTCGCACAAGGCCGCATCATCGCCGACCAGGAGCTCAAGGCCGCAATCGCGCGCCGCCAGCCGTATCAGCGCTGGCTCGACGAGAGCCTGACGCGCCTCGACGATCTCGAGCCGCCGGCCGGCGTGCCGCCGCCCTACGAGGACGCGGAGCGGCTCACCCGCCAACAGGCGTTCGGCTACACCATGGAGGACCTGAAGTTCCTCATGGCGCCGATGGCGCTGAACGGCCAGGAGGCGGTCGGCTCCATGGGCACCGACACCCCCCTGGCGGTGCTCTCGAACAGGCCGCAGCTCCTCTTCAACTACTTCAAGCAGCTCTTCGCCCAGGTCACGAACCCGCCGATCGACCCGATCCGCGAGGATCTCGTCATGTCGCTCAAGGCGACGATCGGGCGCGAGCAGAACCTCTTCGAGGAAACGCCGGACCATTGCCGGCAGCTCGAGCTCGAGGAGCCGGTCATCGACAACGAGGCGCTCGCCAAGATCAAGAGCCTCGATCGCGACAGGCTGCGAACCGTCACGATCCCGATGCTGTACCGGGTCGCCGACGGCGGCGCCGGAATCGAGAAAGCGCTCTCGGTGCTCTGCTGGGAAGCCGAGGTCGCGATCAGCAACGGCGCAACGCTGCTCGTACTCACCGATCGCGGCCTCGACGAGGAGAACGCGCCGATCCCGAGCCTGCTCGCGACGGCGGCGGTCCATCACCACCTCATCCGCGCGGGCACCCGCACCCGCTGCGGCCTCGTCATCGAGTCCGGCGAGCCGCGCGAGGTGCAGCATTTCTCGCTGCTCGTCGGCTACGGCGCCGGCGCGATCAACCCGTACCTCGCGATCGAGACCGTCACCGAAATGGTCCGCGACGGCATCCTCAAGAGCGTAAGCGAGGACGACGCGGTGGCGCATTACCTGAAGGCGGCCAACAAGGGCATCCTCAAGGTGATGACCAAGATGGGCATCTCGACCATCCAGAGCTACCGGGGCGCCCAGATCTTCGAAGCGATCGGCCTCAACCGCGAGCTCATCGACGCGTACTTCACCAACACCGCCTCGCGCATCGAAGGCATCGGCCTCGATGCGATCGCGGCGGAGAGCCGCGCGCGCCACACGCGCGCCTACACCGTCGCACCCGAGCTCGACGGCCAGCTCGATCCGGGCGGCCACTACCAGTGGCGCCGCCGCGGCGAGTTCCACATGTACAACCCGAACTCGATCGCGAAGCTGCAACACGCCGTCCGCGCCGGCAGCTACGCGCTCTTCAAGCAGTATTCCGCGGTCGTGAACGACGAGAGCCGCAACCTCTGCACGCTGCGCGGCTTGCTCAAGTTCCGGCCGTCGAAGTCGATCCCCCTCGACCAGGTGGAGCCCGCGAGCGAGATCGTCAAGCGCTTCAAGACGGGCGCCATGTCGCTCGGCTCGATCAGCCGCGAGGCCCACGAGAACCTCGCGATCGCGATGAACCGTATCGGCGGCAAGTCCAACACCGGCGAAGGCGGCGAGGATCCCGTGCGCTACGAGCGCGATCCGAACGGCGACTCGCGCCGCAGCGCGATCAAGCAGGTGGCATCGGGGCGTTTCGGCGTCACGAGCCACTACCTGGTCAACGCCGACGAGATCCAGATCAAGATGGCGCAGGGCGCGAAGCCCGGCGAGGGCGGCCAGCTCCCCGGCCACAAGATCGACCAGTACATCGCGAAGATCCGCTACTCGACGCCGGGCGTCGGCCTGATCTCGCCGCCCCCGCACCACGACATCTACTCGATCGAGGATCTGTCGCAGCTCATCCACGACCTGAAGAACGCCAACAACCGGGCGCGCATCAGCGTCAAGCTGGTCGCCGAGGTTGGCGTCGGCACCGTCGCCGCGGGCGTCGCGAAGGCCAAGGCCGACGTCGTGCTGATCAGCGGCCACGACGGCGGAACCGGCGCGTCACCGCTCACCTCCCTCAAGCACGCGGGCATCCCCTGGGAGCTCGGCCTCGCCGAGACCCAGCAGGTGCTCGTGATGAACGACCTGCGCGGCCGCATCCGGGTCGAGACCGACGGTCAGCTGAAGACCGGCCGGGACGTCGCGGTGGCGGCGCTGCTCGGCGCCGAGGAGTTCGGCTTCGCGACGTCGGCCCTCGTGGCGTCGGGCTGTATCCTGATGCGCGTCTGCCACCTCAACACGTGTCCGGTCGGCATCGCCACGCAGGACCCGGTGCTCCGCAAGAAATACGAGGGCAGACCCGAGCACGTCGTGAACCTCATGATGTTCCTCGCCGAGGAGGTTCGGGAGATCATGGCGGAGCTCGGCTTCCGCAACCTCGCCGAGATGGTGGGGCGCGTCGACAAGCTCGAGACCCGCGAGGCGATCGAGCACTGGAAGGCGCGCGGTCTCGATCTGACCGAGATCCTCCACCGCCCCGAGGTCGCGGAGAACGTCGCCATCCACGCGGTCACGACGCAGGATCACGGGCTCGAAGGCGCGCTCGACAACCGGCTCATCGCGACCTGCGGACCCGCGCTCGAGCACCGCACGCCGGTCGAGGCGGCGTTTCCGATCCGCAACGTCAACCGGACGGTCTGCACCATGTTGTCGGCGGAGGTCTCCCGGCGCCACGGCGCGCAGGGCCTGCCGCCCGAGACGATCAGGCTCACGTTCTCCGGCTCGGCCGGCCAGAGCTTCGGCGCCTTCATGGCGCCGGGCATCGCCGTCACCCTCGAGGGCGACGCCAACGACTACTTCGGCAAGGGCATCTCGGGCGGGCGCATCGTCGTGTTCCCGTCCCGCGCCGCGACGTTCGCGCCGGAGGACAACATGATCGTCGGCAACGTCTCGCTCTACGGCGCGACCGGCGGCGAGGTCTTCTGCCGCGGCCAGGCCGGTGAACGGTTCGCCGTCCGCAACAGCGGCGCCACGGCCGTCGTCGAGGGCGTCGGCGACCACGGCTGCGAGTACATGACCAAGGGCATGGTGGTCGTGCTCGGCAAGACCGGCCGCAATTTCGCGGCGGGCATGAGCGGCGGCGTGGCGTACGTGTACGACGTCGACGACGACTTCGCCGGCCACTGCAACAGGAGCATGGTGGAGCTCGATCCGATGCAGGAGGAGGATTTCGCGACCGTGAAAGACCTGATCCGCCGCCACCACGCATACACGGGGAGCAGCGTCGCTTCGGGCATCCTGTCGAACTGGAGCGACGCGGCGGCTCTGTTCAAGAAGGTCATGCCGGTCGAATACCGCAAGGTTCTCGCCGCGGCCCACCTCGACAGCGAGGCCTCGCGCCTCGCTTCGGTCTGA